The following proteins are co-located in the Pseudomonas sp. DY-1 genome:
- the motD gene encoding flagellar motor protein MotD has product MARRRHQEEHENHERWLVSYADFITLLFAFFVVMYSISSINEGKYKILSETLVGVFNQPDRSIKPIPVGEEKPRTTEPDRSMVEESERSQSSIDDPGADPLQEIAQSVRDAFGDLIKSEQLNVRGNELWVEIEMNSSLLFPSGDAVPNDVAFTLIEKVARILAPYDNPVHVEGFTDNLPIATSQFPSNWELSTARAASIVRMLAMDGLAPRRLAAVGYGEFQPVADNATAEGRARNRRVVLVISRNLDVRRSVSGVGSANAKPDAALQRAGTQPAPAAPAQAPAAGAVNSPSPAP; this is encoded by the coding sequence ATGGCGCGCAGGCGGCATCAGGAAGAACATGAGAATCACGAACGCTGGCTGGTGTCCTACGCGGACTTCATCACTCTGCTGTTCGCCTTCTTCGTGGTGATGTACTCCATCTCCTCGATCAACGAGGGCAAGTACAAGATCCTTTCGGAAACCTTGGTCGGCGTGTTCAACCAGCCCGACCGCTCGATCAAGCCGATCCCGGTAGGCGAGGAAAAGCCGCGTACCACCGAGCCTGACCGCAGCATGGTGGAAGAGAGCGAGCGTAGCCAGAGCTCGATCGACGATCCGGGTGCCGATCCGCTGCAAGAGATCGCCCAGAGCGTACGCGATGCCTTCGGCGACTTGATCAAATCCGAGCAGTTGAATGTGCGCGGTAACGAACTCTGGGTGGAGATCGAGATGAACTCCAGTCTGCTGTTTCCCAGTGGTGACGCCGTTCCCAATGACGTGGCTTTCACCTTGATCGAGAAAGTCGCCAGGATTCTGGCGCCCTACGACAATCCTGTTCACGTCGAAGGTTTCACTGACAACCTGCCCATTGCCACCTCGCAGTTCCCCTCCAATTGGGAGCTTTCCACGGCGCGTGCCGCCAGCATCGTGCGCATGCTGGCCATGGACGGTTTGGCGCCCCGCCGCCTGGCAGCGGTGGGCTATGGTGAGTTCCAGCCGGTTGCGGATAACGCCACGGCCGAAGGGCGCGCGCGCAATCGGCGCGTGGTGCTGGTGATCTCCCGCAATCTCGATGTGCGCCGCAGTGTCAGCGGCGTCGGTAGCGCCAATGCCAAGCCGGATGCCGCGCTGCAGAGGGCTGGCACGCAACCTGCACCAGCAGCGCCAGCACAGGCCCCTGCAGCGGGTGCCGTCAATTCCCCGTCACCTGCCCCATAG
- a CDS encoding ParA family protein — protein sequence MRVWAVANQKGGVGKTTTSIALAGLLADAGKRVVVVDLDPHGSMTSYFGHDPDTLEHSCFDLFLNQGSVPDGLPRELLLQTSNERISLLPSSTALATLERQSPGQNGLGLVIAKSLAQLWQQFDHAIIDSPPLLGVLMVNALAASQQLVIPVQTEFLAVKGLERMVSTLSMINRSRKQALPYTIVPTLFDRRTQASLNTLKVLRNNYPENLWQAYIPVDTRLRDASRAGVTPSQYDSNSRGVIAYRALLKHLLSQQLATQVA from the coding sequence ATGAGAGTCTGGGCAGTAGCCAACCAAAAAGGTGGAGTCGGCAAGACCACCACGTCCATCGCCCTGGCAGGTCTGCTGGCCGATGCCGGCAAGCGCGTCGTGGTGGTTGACCTCGACCCCCACGGGTCGATGACCAGCTATTTCGGGCATGATCCGGACACGCTGGAACACAGCTGCTTCGACCTGTTCCTCAACCAGGGCAGCGTGCCCGATGGTTTGCCGCGCGAGCTGCTGCTGCAGACCAGCAACGAGCGCATCTCGCTGCTACCGTCCAGTACCGCACTTGCGACCCTCGAGCGCCAATCGCCGGGGCAGAATGGCCTCGGTCTGGTGATCGCCAAGAGCCTGGCGCAGCTCTGGCAGCAGTTCGACCACGCCATCATCGACAGCCCGCCGCTGCTCGGGGTGCTGATGGTCAACGCCCTGGCGGCCAGCCAGCAGCTGGTGATTCCGGTGCAGACCGAATTCCTTGCAGTGAAGGGCCTGGAACGCATGGTCAGCACGCTGAGCATGATCAACCGCTCGCGCAAGCAGGCTCTGCCCTACACCATCGTGCCGACGCTGTTCGACCGTCGGACCCAGGCGTCGCTCAATACCCTCAAAGTGCTGCGCAACAACTACCCGGAGAATCTCTGGCAGGCCTACATTCCGGTGGATACCCGACTGCGCGATGCCAGTCGCGCCGGCGTCACGCCGTCGCAGTACGACTCCAACAGCCGCGGCGTGATTGCCTACCGCGCTTTGCTCAAGCACCTGCTCAGCCAGCAACTGGCCACCCAGGTGGCCTGA
- a CDS encoding CheW domain-containing protein, which produces MSRPLATATRPQLALQSYLDALLQEASVELAESISREEFEAAVLEEQVRDARLTHVLEAAPAPLATPIPVAPELEVEPLLVLEPEVLVPAEVVTAPELAQARVEPLVELGMPGALHSDVPALVAGGRPAWGEEPFECLLFDVAGLTLAVPLVSLGSIYPLAGQELTPLFGQPDWFLGILPCQAGNLKVLDTARWVMPERYRDDFREGLQYVISVQGYEWGLAVHQVSRSIRLDPNEIKWRSQRSQRPWLAGTVIEHMCALLDVSALAELIASGAIKRMSLN; this is translated from the coding sequence ATGAGTCGTCCTCTCGCCACAGCCACCCGCCCGCAACTGGCTCTGCAGTCCTACCTGGATGCGCTGTTGCAAGAGGCTTCAGTCGAGCTGGCGGAAAGCATCAGCCGGGAAGAGTTCGAAGCCGCGGTGCTGGAAGAACAGGTACGTGACGCACGCCTGACTCACGTGCTGGAGGCAGCGCCGGCGCCGCTGGCTACTCCGATCCCGGTTGCGCCGGAGTTGGAAGTAGAGCCGCTGCTGGTCCTGGAGCCCGAAGTGCTTGTGCCGGCTGAGGTTGTGACCGCGCCGGAACTCGCGCAGGCGCGCGTCGAGCCGCTGGTAGAGCTCGGCATGCCGGGCGCGCTCCATTCAGATGTTCCCGCGCTCGTTGCCGGTGGGCGGCCCGCGTGGGGTGAAGAACCTTTCGAGTGCCTGCTGTTCGATGTCGCCGGACTGACACTGGCCGTTCCGCTGGTGTCGCTTGGCTCCATCTACCCTCTGGCCGGTCAGGAGCTGACGCCCTTGTTCGGACAGCCGGACTGGTTCCTCGGCATACTGCCGTGCCAGGCGGGCAACCTCAAAGTGCTGGATACCGCGCGCTGGGTCATGCCCGAGCGCTACCGTGACGACTTCCGCGAGGGCCTGCAGTACGTGATTTCGGTGCAGGGTTACGAGTGGGGGCTGGCGGTTCATCAGGTCAGCCGTTCCATCCGCCTGGACCCGAACGAAATCAAATGGCGCAGCCAGCGTAGCCAAAGGCCCTGGTTGGCCGGTACCGTAATCGAACACATGTGTGCGCTGCTGGACGTCTCGGCCCTCGCCGAGCTGATCGCCAGCGGCGCCATCAAGCGCATGTCACTTAATTGA
- a CDS encoding chemotaxis protein CheW, whose product MKKSSAQGAEDPILQWVTFRLDNETYGINVMQVQEVLRYTEIAPVPGAPSYVLGIINLRGNVVTVIDTRQRFGLGPAPVTDNTRIVIIEADKQVVGILVDSVAEVVYLRQSEIETAPNVGNDESAKFIQGVCNKNGELLILVELDKMMSEEEWSELESI is encoded by the coding sequence ATGAAGAAATCGTCCGCTCAAGGTGCCGAAGATCCCATCCTGCAATGGGTGACTTTCCGCCTGGACAATGAAACCTACGGCATCAACGTAATGCAGGTGCAGGAAGTTCTGCGTTACACCGAAATCGCTCCGGTACCGGGGGCCCCGAGCTACGTGCTGGGCATCATCAACCTGCGTGGCAACGTGGTGACGGTGATCGACACCCGCCAGCGTTTCGGCCTTGGCCCGGCGCCGGTGACCGATAACACCCGCATCGTCATCATCGAGGCGGACAAGCAGGTGGTGGGCATCCTCGTCGACAGCGTGGCCGAGGTCGTCTACCTCCGCCAGTCGGAGATCGAGACCGCCCCCAACGTCGGTAACGACGAATCCGCCAAGTTCATCCAGGGCGTCTGCAACAAGAACGGCGAACTGCTGATCCTCGTCGAGTTGGACAAGATGATGAGCGAGGAAGAGTGGTCCGAGCTGGAGAGCATCTGA
- a CDS encoding DUF2802 domain-containing protein, which translates to MIWIALLAVVLALACAGLGATCYWLAKRLRQEVEAQAKRDAVRDQKIKELGRRLEAYFDGSVRMGEDLQELRRVVAPLPDKLSRMEQRDPTSLSFSQAARLVGLGASVDDLTHSCGLTKAEAELVSRLHQAKSEHD; encoded by the coding sequence TTGATCTGGATTGCACTGCTCGCGGTGGTTCTGGCCCTGGCGTGCGCTGGCCTGGGCGCGACTTGCTACTGGCTGGCCAAGCGCCTGCGCCAGGAAGTGGAGGCGCAGGCCAAGCGCGACGCAGTGCGCGACCAGAAGATCAAGGAGCTGGGGCGCCGTCTCGAAGCCTATTTCGACGGCAGCGTGCGTATGGGCGAAGACCTTCAGGAGCTGCGTCGCGTAGTGGCTCCGCTGCCGGACAAACTGAGCCGGATGGAGCAGCGCGACCCCACGAGCCTTTCCTTCTCCCAGGCGGCGCGTCTGGTAGGTCTCGGCGCCAGCGTCGATGACCTCACCCATTCCTGTGGGCTGACCAAGGCCGAAGCCGAACTGGTGAGCAGGCTCCATCAGGCAAAGTCGGAGCATGACTGA
- a CDS encoding rhodanese-like domain-containing protein, whose amino-acid sequence MRLLPVLLLCLMSCLQAQEAPMEVKGAMTVNVLQARYLYERGAIFIDVRPTREWTWGHIHGALHLDLLDRFSDLAQPQWPRQIPLVIYCDSEVCPHGAQAVKMAVSWGYRQVFYFREGYFAWQLQDFPQGKGLAGERLVLSNPDR is encoded by the coding sequence ATGCGTCTGCTTCCAGTTCTGTTGTTATGCCTGATGTCCTGCCTGCAGGCCCAGGAAGCCCCCATGGAAGTAAAGGGCGCAATGACGGTCAACGTGTTGCAGGCACGTTACCTGTATGAGCGCGGCGCGATCTTCATCGATGTAAGGCCTACGCGCGAGTGGACCTGGGGCCATATTCATGGCGCCCTGCACCTTGACCTGCTCGATCGGTTCAGTGACCTGGCCCAGCCACAATGGCCGCGCCAGATACCCCTGGTGATCTATTGCGACAGCGAGGTCTGCCCCCACGGTGCTCAGGCGGTGAAGATGGCCGTCAGCTGGGGCTATCGGCAGGTGTTCTATTTCCGCGAAGGGTACTTTGCGTGGCAATTGCAGGACTTCCCCCAGGGTAAGGGACTGGCGGGGGAACGCCTGGTACTCAGTAACCCGGACCGTTGA
- a CDS encoding EscU/YscU/HrcU family type III secretion system export apparatus switch protein — MSKRPRQAIALSYDGTSAPNLTAKGDDELAEAILAIAREYEVPIYENADLVRLLARLELGDAIPEPLYRTIAEIIAFAWYLKGKCPDGFDPDAERDVTPALPLLNGPGY, encoded by the coding sequence ATGAGCAAGAGACCGCGCCAGGCCATTGCCCTCTCCTACGACGGTACAAGCGCCCCCAACCTGACCGCCAAGGGTGACGACGAACTGGCGGAAGCCATCCTCGCCATCGCCCGCGAGTACGAAGTGCCCATCTACGAGAACGCTGACCTGGTACGTCTGCTGGCACGTCTGGAACTGGGCGATGCCATCCCCGAGCCGCTCTACCGCACCATCGCTGAGATCATTGCATTCGCCTGGTACCTGAAAGGCAAATGCCCGGACGGCTTCGACCCCGATGCCGAACGTGATGTCACCCCTGCCCTGCCACTGCTCAACGGTCCGGGTTACTGA
- a CDS encoding flagellar hook-length control protein FliK, translating to MTEISGARPLPPSQPVSRPVQNAADMALKLLQPLDGLLAAGESADAEVIALKETAQSFQLLLKLTLANGTQTTLEASSTRPLAQGSLLNITALSDTRLAMALKGGERALGSLDLDLLPVGTLVQGKVVASELATQGKAQSAVYKVLVNVLNTPLAGSQLNIESPRPLAIGSLLSAQVQGSQMLQFLPLAAQLDQLELTQQLAGQQSRQGSLDALLGALQSTGRESLPENLRAAMDKLLGALPDIRQLGDPKVLAAALENSGALLESRLLAGQSGSLAQDFKANLLRLVAQLLPSLPTATSLPTIGTSNAMAQALPAFIRNALGALGQANARQQALSFPLPSRLAQAAEEEGDLETLLKLAAAAVSRLQTHQLSSLAQTQVTPEGNLLTTWQLEVPMRNQQDIVPLQIKLQQEQEGRQEKNERKESLWRIELAFDLEPLGPLQVQAQLAQGSLSSQLWAERAGTAGLIDRELPNLRERLQAAGLTVGELACIQGQPPRGHRTTLEQRWVDETA from the coding sequence ATGACCGAAATCAGCGGCGCGCGCCCTCTCCCACCCAGCCAGCCCGTTTCCCGCCCCGTGCAAAACGCGGCGGACATGGCGCTCAAACTGCTTCAGCCCCTGGACGGACTGCTGGCCGCCGGTGAAAGCGCCGACGCCGAAGTCATCGCCCTGAAGGAAACCGCTCAGAGCTTCCAACTGCTGCTCAAGCTGACCCTGGCCAATGGCACTCAGACCACGCTTGAGGCCAGCAGCACGCGCCCTTTGGCCCAGGGAAGCCTGCTCAACATCACTGCCCTGTCGGATACCCGCCTGGCCATGGCACTAAAAGGCGGCGAACGTGCCCTCGGCAGCCTCGATCTCGACCTGCTGCCGGTGGGCACCCTGGTCCAGGGCAAGGTCGTGGCAAGCGAACTGGCCACCCAGGGCAAGGCCCAGTCGGCGGTCTACAAGGTACTGGTGAACGTGCTCAACACCCCGCTGGCCGGTAGCCAACTGAACATCGAAAGCCCGCGCCCGCTGGCCATCGGCAGCCTGCTGAGTGCCCAGGTCCAAGGTAGCCAGATGCTGCAGTTCCTGCCCCTCGCCGCTCAATTGGACCAACTCGAACTCACCCAGCAACTGGCCGGGCAGCAAAGCCGCCAGGGCTCCCTCGACGCCTTGCTCGGCGCTCTGCAAAGCACCGGCCGGGAGAGCCTGCCGGAAAACCTGCGCGCGGCCATGGACAAGCTGCTTGGCGCATTGCCCGACATCCGCCAGCTTGGCGACCCCAAGGTCCTGGCAGCCGCCCTGGAGAACAGCGGTGCCCTACTGGAGTCACGACTCCTGGCCGGGCAGTCCGGCTCCCTGGCCCAGGACTTCAAGGCCAACCTGCTGCGCCTGGTCGCCCAGTTGCTGCCGTCTTTGCCTACCGCCACCAGCCTGCCGACCATCGGCACCAGCAATGCCATGGCCCAGGCACTGCCGGCGTTCATCCGCAACGCTCTGGGTGCCCTCGGCCAGGCCAATGCCCGCCAGCAGGCGCTGAGTTTCCCCCTGCCCTCGCGCCTGGCGCAGGCCGCCGAAGAAGAAGGCGACCTGGAAACACTGCTCAAACTGGCCGCCGCTGCCGTTTCCCGACTGCAGACGCATCAACTCTCCAGCCTCGCCCAGACCCAAGTGACGCCAGAAGGCAACCTGCTGACCACCTGGCAGCTCGAAGTGCCGATGCGCAACCAGCAAGACATCGTCCCGCTGCAGATCAAGCTGCAACAGGAGCAGGAAGGCCGGCAGGAAAAGAACGAGCGCAAGGAAAGTCTCTGGCGTATCGAACTGGCCTTCGATCTGGAGCCCCTAGGGCCACTGCAGGTCCAGGCGCAACTGGCACAGGGCAGCCTGTCCAGTCAGCTATGGGCGGAACGCGCCGGTACCGCCGGATTGATAGATCGCGAACTGCCGAACCTGCGTGAGCGCCTTCAGGCCGCGGGCCTTACCGTCGGCGAACTGGCCTGCATCCAGGGCCAGCCACCGCGCGGGCACCGCACCACACTCGAACAACGCTGGGTGGATGAGACCGCATGA